One genomic segment of Styela clava chromosome 3, kaStyClav1.hap1.2, whole genome shotgun sequence includes these proteins:
- the LOC120341793 gene encoding uncharacterized protein LOC120341793, producing the protein MWKRKKSVESTMPIESRYSEVVIPDISFSDYIFKSLRRYGNRVAIIEAGTGRKLTFKDIEIEVLKCASALYKHGVRKGDMVATSAWNSPEYIIVILAAAACGATITTCNPFYTEDELRHQLSDSQPKLVFTVTSSYQKVKNISSTISSIQKICNLGKLDGAETYEDLVKNEDGKDFPTDIQIDPREDILFLPYSSGTTGLPKGVMLTHRNFVSSLVIFKVKTGLSLDCIYTVLPIFHMTGLLITFKALDQGQKHLLDVRFDVEKFLANIEKYKITVDQSASYVLINKYLSA; encoded by the exons ATGTGGAAAAGAAAGAAGAGTGTTGAAAGCACGATGCCGATAGAAAGTCGATATTCCGAAGTCGTAATTCCCGATATTTCTTTTTCTGATTACATTTTCAAATCTTTGCGTCGCTATGGAAATAGAGTCGCAATT ATCGAGGCGGGCACAGGACGAAAACTAACATTTAAAGACATTGAAATCGAAGTGTTGAAGTGTGCAAGTGCGTTGTATAAGCATGGAGTAAGGAAAGGTGATATGGTGGCAACTTCGGCCTGGAACAGTCCGGAATATATCATCGTAATTTTGGCAGCTGCGGCTTGTGGCGCCACAATTACCACTTGCAATCCATTTTACACTGAAG aTGAATTACGACATCAGTTGAGTGATTCTCAGCCTAAACTAGTCTTCACTGTAACAAGTTCGTaccaaaaagttaaaaacatttCCTCGACGATATCATCAATTCAG AAAATATGCAACTTGGGCAAACTCGATGGGGCAGAAACTTATGAAGATCTTGTCAAGAATGAAGATGGAAAAG atTTTCCAACTGACATCCAGATCGATCCGCGAGAAGATATATTGTTTTTGCCATACTCTAGTGGCACAACTGGGTTACCAAAAGGAGTTATGTTGACCCATCGAAATTTCGTTTCCAGCCTTGTCATCTTTAA GGTTAAAACAGGACTTAGTCTGGATTGCATCTATACCGTTTTACCAATATTTCACATGACTGGATTGCTGATAACATTTAAAGCCTTAGATCAGGGCCAAAAGCATCTGCTGGACGTTCGATTTGATGTTGAAAAATTCTTGGctaatatagaaaaatacaag ATAACTGTTGATCAGTCAGCATCATATGTTTtgataaacaaatatttgagtGCCTGA